Proteins encoded together in one Thermoplasmatales archaeon BRNA1 window:
- a CDS encoding Glutamate synthase domain 2, translated as MAKYRCGVCGEIYDEEREGVKFADLPDDWRCPLCGAAKSEFSMIEEDDIVPKKEEPAEAKPADDDDISYDPRFVKTDGGQMDEIHAMAVSGKSVGSPMDSLLPVPKFDEILFLGAQLAHFPKDDGSEVSIKVTIGKKAKKPLVLENPVFISHMSFGALSGNAKVALAKGAEAAGTAMCSGEGGALYDEMSASSRYIFEYVPNKYSVNDETFEGCSAVEIKIGQGTKPGMGGHLPALKVTKAIAAMRGKSMGKDILSPSHFPEISSPEDLKDMVDMLRKRSGGKPIGVKIAAGHIEEDLEFISKSGCDFITIDGRGGATGSSPMFLKDASSVPTVYALARARKYMNEHGMDQELVITGGLRTSRDFVKALAMGADAVAIASAAVIALGCQRYRVCHTGNCPMGIATQDRDLEKRLDVEKGAKRVANYLNAVAEELRVFCRVSGHDSIDELGLDDLCTTSSEIAQATGIRHA; from the coding sequence ATGGCCAAGTACCGTTGCGGAGTTTGCGGCGAGATTTACGATGAGGAGAGGGAGGGAGTGAAGTTCGCGGACCTCCCCGACGACTGGAGGTGCCCACTGTGCGGCGCAGCCAAGAGCGAGTTCTCCATGATCGAGGAAGATGACATCGTCCCCAAGAAGGAGGAACCCGCCGAGGCGAAACCCGCCGATGATGACGATATCTCCTACGATCCACGTTTCGTCAAGACCGACGGCGGACAGATGGACGAGATCCACGCCATGGCCGTCTCGGGAAAGAGCGTAGGTTCTCCCATGGATTCCCTCCTGCCGGTACCCAAATTCGACGAGATCCTGTTCCTCGGAGCACAGCTGGCACATTTCCCGAAGGATGATGGTTCCGAGGTCTCCATCAAGGTCACCATAGGCAAGAAAGCCAAGAAACCGCTGGTACTCGAGAACCCCGTATTCATCTCCCACATGAGCTTCGGAGCGCTCTCCGGCAACGCCAAGGTGGCTCTCGCGAAGGGTGCGGAGGCCGCAGGCACCGCCATGTGCAGCGGGGAGGGAGGTGCCCTCTACGACGAGATGAGCGCCTCCTCGAGGTACATATTCGAGTACGTCCCCAACAAGTACAGCGTCAACGACGAGACCTTCGAGGGATGCTCCGCAGTCGAGATCAAGATCGGACAGGGCACCAAGCCCGGAATGGGCGGACACCTGCCGGCGCTCAAGGTCACCAAGGCCATCGCGGCGATGAGGGGAAAGTCCATGGGAAAGGACATCCTAAGCCCCTCCCACTTCCCCGAGATCTCCTCCCCGGAGGACCTGAAGGACATGGTCGACATGCTTAGGAAGAGGTCCGGAGGAAAGCCCATCGGAGTCAAGATCGCGGCGGGCCATATCGAGGAGGATCTGGAATTCATCTCCAAATCCGGGTGCGACTTCATCACCATCGACGGACGCGGAGGGGCCACAGGATCCTCCCCCATGTTCCTGAAGGACGCATCCTCCGTCCCCACCGTCTACGCCCTCGCCCGCGCGAGGAAGTACATGAACGAGCACGGGATGGATCAGGAACTCGTCATCACCGGAGGCCTCCGCACTAGCAGGGATTTCGTAAAGGCACTAGCGATGGGCGCCGACGCGGTGGCAATCGCCTCCGCAGCGGTCATCGCGCTCGGATGCCAGAGATACAGGGTCTGCCACACGGGCAACTGCCCCATGGGAATCGCCACCCAGGACAGGGACCTGGAGAAGAGACTCGACGTGGAGAAGGGCGCCAAGAGGGTCGCCAACTACCTCAACGCGGTCGCCGAGGAGCTCAGGGTGTTCTGCAGGGTGTCGGGGCACGACAGCATCGACGAGCTGGGTCTCGACGACCTCTGCACCACAAGTTCGGAGATCGCTCAGGCCACAGGTATCCGCCACGCCTGA
- a CDS encoding anthranilate synthase, component I, translated as MMKPDLAVVRSYAETGKYDICPVCFEILSDFRTPVEVMRALMNVDEHCFMLESADSSKKWGRYSFLGYAPKAEITCLNGSIVINGREHRTDDPAVDIRKILAEHRSPKVEGFPPFTGGLVGYFSYDYLKYAEPKLRLDAKDTEGFKDVDLMLFDKLVVFDNFAQKMLLIVNISLDDPDKNYTMAKHELLRIMELVRYGVPRPKLFGRLTSTIKPYFSREEYCSMVEKAKKHITEGDIFQVVLSNRLEAGFEGSLFNTYRVLRTLNPSPYMFYFSGTDMEVAGASPETLVKLEDGVLHTFPLAGTRPRGKTDEEDLALEKELLEDEKELAEHNMLVDLGRNDIGKVSEFGSVEVEKYHTIERYSHVMHIGSTVRGTLRRDKDALDAVSAILPAGTLSGAPKIRACQIINDLEDNKRGIYGGGIGYIDFSGNLDLCIAIRIAYKKNGKVFIRSGAGIVADSVPDKEFDESLNKAAAVIEAIKMAEREDI; from the coding sequence ATGATGAAACCCGACCTTGCTGTGGTAAGATCTTATGCGGAAACGGGCAAGTACGATATCTGCCCGGTCTGCTTCGAGATCCTATCCGACTTCAGGACCCCCGTGGAGGTCATGAGAGCTCTGATGAACGTCGACGAGCACTGTTTCATGCTCGAGAGCGCGGATTCAAGCAAGAAGTGGGGACGCTACTCCTTCCTCGGGTATGCCCCTAAGGCGGAGATCACCTGCCTGAACGGCTCCATCGTCATCAACGGCAGGGAGCACCGCACCGACGACCCCGCCGTTGACATCAGGAAGATACTCGCCGAGCACCGCAGCCCCAAGGTGGAAGGGTTCCCTCCCTTCACAGGAGGCCTTGTGGGATACTTCTCCTACGACTACCTCAAGTACGCCGAGCCCAAGCTCAGGCTGGATGCCAAGGACACCGAGGGCTTCAAGGATGTCGACCTGATGCTCTTCGACAAGCTCGTCGTCTTCGACAACTTCGCACAGAAGATGCTCCTCATCGTCAACATCTCCCTGGACGATCCCGATAAGAACTACACCATGGCCAAGCACGAGCTCCTGAGGATTATGGAACTCGTCAGGTACGGAGTGCCCCGTCCCAAGCTGTTCGGCAGGCTCACCTCCACAATCAAACCCTACTTCTCCCGCGAGGAGTACTGCTCGATGGTTGAGAAGGCCAAGAAGCACATCACGGAGGGCGACATATTCCAAGTGGTCCTCTCCAACAGGCTCGAGGCAGGATTCGAGGGGAGCCTTTTCAACACCTACAGGGTGCTCAGGACCCTGAACCCCTCCCCATACATGTTCTACTTCTCCGGGACGGACATGGAAGTGGCCGGGGCGTCCCCCGAGACCCTCGTAAAGCTCGAAGACGGAGTGCTCCACACCTTCCCCCTTGCAGGCACCCGCCCCCGCGGCAAAACCGACGAGGAGGACCTCGCCCTGGAGAAGGAACTCCTGGAGGATGAGAAGGAGCTCGCGGAACACAACATGCTCGTTGACCTGGGAAGGAACGATATCGGAAAGGTCAGCGAATTCGGCTCCGTGGAAGTGGAGAAATACCACACCATCGAGCGTTACTCTCACGTCATGCATATCGGATCGACCGTCCGCGGCACCCTCCGCAGGGACAAGGATGCCCTGGACGCGGTGTCCGCCATACTCCCTGCAGGGACGCTCTCCGGAGCGCCCAAGATCAGGGCCTGCCAGATCATCAACGACCTGGAGGACAACAAGAGGGGCATCTACGGAGGGGGCATCGGTTACATCGATTTCTCCGGCAACCTCGACCTCTGCATCGCGATACGCATCGCCTACAAGAAGAACGGAAAAGTGTTCATCAGAAGCGGTGCAGGCATCGTTGCGGACTCAGTGCCAGACAAGGAATTCGACGAATCCCTCAACAAAGCCGCGGCAGTGATTGAGGCCATCAAGATGGCGGAGCGTGAGGACATATGA
- a CDS encoding anthranilate synthase, component II — protein MIVIVDNYDSFSYNLYQMVGSLYPDIRVVRNDTVTPQDIMDMEPEAIIISPGPGRPEDAGICVDLIRAAGPTIPILGVCLGHQAICLAYGGKITYAKHLMHGKQSVVTLAKDPLFEGLPDREPVARYHSLAADGDSIPQCLETISATDEGEIMAVRHREYPIYGLQFHPESVMTPCGKTILRNFLKIAGVRGVSND, from the coding sequence ATGATTGTCATCGTCGACAACTACGATAGCTTCTCCTACAACCTCTACCAGATGGTCGGGTCCCTCTACCCCGACATCAGGGTCGTGCGCAACGATACTGTGACCCCTCAGGACATCATGGACATGGAGCCCGAGGCAATCATCATCTCCCCCGGACCCGGACGCCCGGAGGATGCCGGGATCTGCGTGGACCTCATTAGGGCCGCCGGCCCCACCATCCCCATCCTCGGAGTGTGTCTCGGACACCAGGCGATCTGCCTCGCATACGGCGGGAAGATCACCTACGCCAAGCACCTCATGCACGGGAAACAGTCCGTGGTGACTCTAGCCAAGGACCCTCTGTTCGAGGGACTGCCGGACAGGGAACCCGTCGCGAGATACCACTCCCTGGCGGCGGACGGGGATTCCATCCCGCAGTGCCTTGAGACCATCTCCGCCACCGACGAAGGGGAGATTATGGCCGTCAGACACAGGGAATACCCCATATACGGACTGCAGTTCCACCCCGAATCCGTCATGACCCCGTGCGGAAAGACGATCCTTCGGAACTTCCTCAAGATCGCGGGAGTGAGAGGTGTTAGCAATGATTAA
- a CDS encoding anthranilate phosphoribosyltransferase, which produces MIKEAIIKLVNKQDLTYDEAYSVMSEIMDGATSPTQNAAFLAALTTKNTRAETEEEIAGCAAAMAAHASKVDHPYKVLDIVGTGGDCSNTFNISTTSSFVIAASGTKVAKHGNRAASSSSGAADCLEALGVNLQQPPEKAASLLDDPGICFMFAQIYHSSMKYVAPIRKELGFRTVFNILGPLTNPARPAYQVLGVYDRNLVEPLAHVLSSLGVEKGMVVYGEDRMDELTCSSPTFVCDFENDDFRTYTVTPEELGLYRCLKSDLVGGDAAENASITLGILSGKGGPRYDTVLVNSAAGLYVSGKASDLKDGIELADKLIGDGRAMEKLERLKVASNQ; this is translated from the coding sequence ATGATTAAGGAAGCCATCATCAAACTCGTGAACAAACAGGACCTGACCTACGACGAGGCATACTCCGTCATGAGCGAGATCATGGACGGCGCAACCTCCCCCACCCAGAACGCGGCGTTCCTGGCTGCCCTGACCACCAAGAACACCAGGGCCGAGACCGAGGAGGAGATCGCCGGCTGCGCGGCCGCAATGGCCGCCCACGCCTCGAAGGTGGACCATCCCTACAAGGTCCTGGACATTGTCGGGACCGGAGGCGACTGCTCCAACACGTTCAACATCTCGACCACCTCTTCGTTCGTAATCGCGGCATCCGGGACGAAGGTCGCCAAGCACGGCAACCGCGCAGCATCCTCCTCTTCCGGGGCCGCCGACTGCCTCGAAGCCCTCGGTGTCAATCTCCAGCAGCCCCCGGAGAAGGCGGCATCCCTCCTGGACGACCCCGGTATCTGCTTCATGTTCGCACAGATCTACCATTCGTCGATGAAGTACGTCGCTCCCATCCGCAAGGAGCTCGGGTTCCGCACGGTGTTCAACATCCTCGGTCCACTTACCAATCCCGCCAGGCCCGCGTACCAGGTCCTCGGGGTCTACGACAGGAACCTCGTGGAACCTCTGGCACATGTCCTTTCCAGCCTCGGTGTCGAGAAGGGGATGGTGGTCTACGGCGAGGACCGCATGGACGAGCTTACCTGCAGCTCCCCCACCTTCGTCTGCGACTTCGAGAACGACGACTTCAGGACATACACCGTGACCCCGGAGGAGCTCGGCCTGTACAGGTGCCTCAAGAGCGACCTCGTCGGAGGCGATGCGGCGGAGAACGCCTCCATCACCCTCGGCATCCTCTCCGGAAAGGGGGGGCCGAGATATGACACCGTTCTCGTGAATTCGGCTGCCGGACTCTATGTGAGCGGGAAGGCATCCGACCTGAAGGACGGCATCGAGCTGGCCGACAAGCTCATCGGCGACGGCAGGGCGATGGAGAAACTGGAAAGGCTGAAGGTGGCGTCGAACCAATGA
- a CDS encoding Indole-3-glycerol phosphate synthase, with protein sequence MTSNILKALADTAKIRVQNSRKLVSPMEMSHLATRMECDTGFPFEKALARDGMQFICEVKRASPSKGVIAEDFPYLDIAREYEAAGAAAISVLTEPSRFLGEGRFLKEISADVSVPCLRKDFIVDEYMIYEAKTLGASAVLLICAILNKDDLARFINIAHRLGMSALCEVRTASEIRMAVEAGARVIGVNNRDLTDFSVNLETSIILRRLVPKHILFVAESGISSREDVEALEKAGVDAVLIGETLMRSDDKKAKLAELRGGA encoded by the coding sequence ATGACATCCAACATCCTTAAGGCCCTCGCGGACACTGCTAAGATCCGCGTCCAGAATTCCAGGAAGCTCGTCTCCCCGATGGAGATGTCCCATCTGGCCACCCGCATGGAGTGCGATACGGGGTTCCCTTTCGAGAAGGCCCTCGCCAGGGACGGGATGCAGTTCATCTGCGAGGTCAAGCGCGCATCCCCTTCAAAGGGTGTGATTGCCGAGGACTTCCCGTACCTGGACATCGCACGCGAGTACGAGGCCGCGGGAGCCGCCGCGATATCCGTCCTCACCGAACCGTCCAGGTTCCTCGGGGAGGGGAGGTTCCTGAAGGAGATCTCCGCCGATGTTTCCGTCCCCTGCCTGAGGAAGGACTTCATCGTGGACGAGTACATGATCTATGAGGCCAAGACCCTCGGCGCATCCGCCGTCCTGCTGATATGCGCCATACTGAACAAGGACGATCTGGCACGTTTCATAAACATCGCCCACAGACTGGGGATGTCCGCCCTCTGCGAGGTCCGCACCGCATCCGAAATCAGGATGGCGGTGGAGGCGGGGGCCCGTGTGATCGGCGTCAACAACCGCGACCTCACCGACTTCAGCGTGAACCTGGAGACCAGCATCATCCTGAGGAGACTCGTGCCCAAGCACATCCTCTTCGTCGCCGAGAGCGGGATCTCCTCCCGCGAGGATGTGGAGGCCCTTGAGAAGGCCGGCGTCGATGCCGTCCTGATCGGGGAGACCCTCATGCGTTCGGATGACAAGAAGGCCAAACTCGCCGAACTGAGGGGCGGAGCATGA
- a CDS encoding Phosphoribosylanthranilate isomerase, whose translation MTRVKICGLRRREDAEYCNRYGADYAGFVFWKGSRRFVSPAAAKDVSDNLLPRIVPVGVFVDEDVRVISSIADSGTIRMVQLHGDEDQEYIDLLRENVNIPIIRAYRPGCSRRFHADYSMFDGGAGDGKTFDWSSLKDVHGPFFLAGGLSAENVPDAIRTLRPFAVDVSTGVETDGYKDPEKIRLFIEAVRKADAELEE comes from the coding sequence ATGACACGGGTCAAAATCTGCGGCCTCCGTAGGAGAGAGGATGCCGAATATTGCAACAGGTACGGTGCCGACTACGCGGGCTTCGTGTTCTGGAAGGGAAGCAGGAGGTTCGTCTCCCCGGCGGCCGCGAAGGACGTCTCCGACAACCTCCTCCCCAGGATCGTCCCGGTGGGCGTCTTCGTCGATGAGGATGTCCGCGTGATATCATCCATAGCGGATTCGGGCACCATACGCATGGTCCAGCTCCACGGGGACGAGGACCAGGAGTACATAGATCTCCTGAGGGAGAACGTGAACATCCCGATCATCCGCGCCTACAGGCCGGGATGCTCTCGGAGGTTCCATGCGGACTACTCGATGTTCGACGGAGGTGCCGGTGACGGGAAGACCTTCGACTGGTCGTCCCTGAAGGATGTTCACGGGCCGTTCTTCCTCGCCGGAGGACTGTCCGCGGAGAACGTTCCGGATGCGATCCGTACGCTCAGACCGTTCGCGGTGGACGTGAGCACGGGCGTGGAGACAGACGGGTATAAAGACCCGGAGAAAATCAGACTGTTCATTGAGGCCGTCCGCAAGGCGGACGCGGAGCTCGAGGAGTGA
- a CDS encoding tryptophan synthase, beta subunit, with amino-acid sequence MTNPNGRFGEYGGQYIPETLMNAVIELEEAYNRLKDDPGFKRELNELFTEYANRPSRLYFAKKMTEELGGAKIYLKREDLNHTGAHKINNVLGQALLAKKMGKTRLIAETGAGQHGVATATAAALLGMECLVYMGVEDMERQKLNVYRMRLLGAEIRGVPTGTGTLKDAVSQCMREWTSRISDTHYCLGSVMGPHPFPTIVRDFQSVIGKEIREQIMEKEGRLPDMLIACVGGGSNAIGTFYDFIKDEEVELVGAEAAGKGVDTPLTAATMNTGSVGIFHGMKSYFCQDKYGQIAPVYSISAGLDYPGIGPEHAHLADIGRAKYVAITDEEAVQAFEYVSRCEGIIPAIESSHALAYAMKVAPTMGKDRIIVVTVSGRGDKDVAAIARYRGEDIHE; translated from the coding sequence ATGACTAACCCCAACGGAAGGTTCGGAGAATACGGCGGACAGTACATCCCGGAGACGCTGATGAACGCCGTCATCGAGCTCGAGGAAGCTTACAACAGGCTCAAGGACGACCCGGGATTCAAGAGGGAACTGAACGAGCTCTTCACCGAATACGCCAACAGACCCAGCAGACTGTATTTCGCCAAGAAGATGACCGAGGAGCTGGGCGGTGCGAAGATCTACCTCAAGAGAGAGGATCTCAACCACACCGGCGCCCACAAGATCAACAACGTCCTCGGGCAGGCCCTGCTCGCAAAGAAGATGGGCAAGACCAGGCTCATCGCCGAGACGGGTGCTGGACAGCACGGCGTGGCCACCGCCACCGCCGCGGCGCTGCTCGGCATGGAGTGCCTGGTGTACATGGGCGTGGAGGACATGGAGAGGCAGAAGCTCAACGTCTACCGCATGCGCCTCCTGGGGGCCGAGATCAGGGGAGTCCCCACGGGTACCGGTACCCTAAAGGACGCCGTATCCCAGTGCATGAGGGAATGGACCTCCCGCATCTCCGACACGCACTACTGCCTCGGATCCGTCATGGGCCCCCACCCCTTCCCCACGATCGTCAGGGACTTCCAGTCGGTCATCGGGAAGGAGATCAGGGAGCAGATCATGGAGAAGGAGGGCCGCCTGCCGGATATGCTCATCGCATGCGTCGGAGGCGGCTCCAACGCCATAGGTACCTTCTACGATTTCATCAAGGACGAGGAAGTTGAACTCGTCGGTGCGGAGGCCGCTGGGAAGGGCGTGGACACCCCCCTCACCGCCGCGACCATGAACACCGGTTCGGTCGGGATCTTCCACGGCATGAAGTCATACTTCTGCCAGGACAAGTACGGCCAGATAGCACCCGTCTACTCCATCTCCGCGGGACTGGACTACCCCGGTATCGGTCCGGAGCACGCACACCTCGCAGACATCGGGCGCGCGAAGTACGTGGCCATCACGGATGAGGAGGCCGTGCAGGCGTTCGAATACGTCTCCCGCTGCGAAGGCATCATCCCCGCGATCGAGTCGTCCCATGCCCTCGCATACGCCATGAAGGTGGCTCCAACCATGGGAAAGGACAGGATCATCGTGGTCACCGTCTCCGGCCGCGGGGATAAGGACGTCGCCGCCATCGCAAGATACAGGGGTGAGGACATCCATGAGTGA
- a CDS encoding tryptophan synthase, alpha chain, with protein sequence MSEIRKAFDHGKAFIAFVTCGDPDLETTGRVVRAMAENGADLIELGIPFSDPTAEGPVIMDADKRALDGGVTTDDIFAFTKEIRKTVTVPMVYMTYANVVFHYGAEEFCSRASDAGVSGIILPDVPFEEKAEFESVCDRYGLDLISMVAPTSEDRISKIASEAKGFVYIVSSLGVTGTRSSITTDIGPMVELIRRSTEIPCAVGFGISNPEQCQRMASVSDGAIVGSAIVRIVAQHGKDSAGPVGEFVRSMKDSIRGL encoded by the coding sequence ATGAGTGAGATCCGCAAGGCCTTCGACCACGGGAAGGCATTCATCGCCTTCGTCACCTGCGGCGACCCCGACCTGGAGACCACCGGCAGGGTCGTCCGCGCCATGGCGGAAAACGGCGCCGACCTCATAGAACTGGGGATCCCCTTCTCGGACCCCACCGCGGAGGGACCGGTCATAATGGATGCCGACAAGAGGGCTCTCGACGGAGGGGTCACCACCGACGACATCTTCGCATTCACCAAGGAGATCAGGAAGACCGTCACCGTCCCCATGGTCTACATGACCTACGCGAACGTGGTCTTCCACTACGGGGCGGAGGAGTTCTGCTCCAGGGCGAGCGATGCCGGGGTCAGCGGGATCATCCTCCCGGACGTCCCCTTCGAGGAGAAGGCGGAATTCGAATCGGTCTGCGACAGGTACGGACTGGACCTCATCTCCATGGTCGCGCCCACCTCTGAGGACAGGATCTCGAAGATCGCATCCGAGGCCAAGGGATTCGTGTACATCGTATCCTCCCTCGGCGTTACAGGGACCAGATCCAGCATCACCACGGACATCGGACCGATGGTGGAACTCATCCGCAGGAGCACGGAGATACCCTGCGCCGTGGGCTTCGGAATCTCCAATCCCGAACAGTGCCAGAGGATGGCTTCCGTGTCTGACGGGGCCATCGTCGGAAGCGCAATCGTGAGGATAGTCGCACAGCACGGAAAGGACTCCGCGGGACCCGTCGGGGAATTCGTCAGATCCATGAAGGACTCGATCAGGGGCCTCTGA
- a CDS encoding LSU ribosomal protein L15E yields the protein MADNESTEQRKPQGKSMYRYIAEAWADADNTYVKALNYERRIQWRKEENFLRIEKPTRLDRARAVGYKAKQGYVLVRAKVRRGGLRKRKINAGRRAKRKVEQQQIVGKSLQRIAEERAQKRYQNLEVLNSYWVGADGQHEWYEVILVDPACPVIMHDKKIGWIANNKHKNRVYRGLTAAGNKGRGLLNKGHGGEKVRPSAAANGNRSK from the coding sequence ATGGCAGACAACGAATCTACCGAGCAGCGCAAGCCTCAGGGCAAGAGCATGTACCGCTACATTGCCGAGGCTTGGGCAGACGCAGACAACACCTACGTCAAGGCACTGAACTACGAGCGCCGCATCCAGTGGAGGAAAGAGGAGAACTTCCTCCGCATCGAGAAGCCCACCCGCCTCGACAGGGCACGCGCAGTCGGATACAAGGCAAAGCAGGGATACGTCCTTGTCAGGGCCAAGGTCCGCCGCGGAGGCCTCAGGAAGAGGAAGATCAACGCCGGAAGGCGTGCAAAGAGGAAGGTCGAGCAGCAGCAGATCGTCGGAAAGAGCCTGCAGCGCATCGCTGAGGAGAGGGCCCAGAAGAGATACCAGAACCTCGAGGTTCTCAACTCCTATTGGGTCGGTGCCGACGGACAGCACGAGTGGTATGAGGTCATCCTCGTCGACCCCGCATGCCCCGTCATCATGCACGACAAGAAGATCGGATGGATCGCCAACAACAAGCACAAAAACCGTGTATACCGCGGACTGACCGCAGCCGGTAACAAGGGACGCGGACTCCTGAACAAGGGACACGGCGGCGAGAAGGTCAGGCCTTCCGCGGCTGCTAACGGCAACAGGTCCAAGTGA
- a CDS encoding Thiamine biosynthesis ATP pyrophosphatase, giving the protein MAVLMLRYSEIGLKTNHVRSRFENRLKDNLIQMLAADGVEALVERGDSRFFIQASDLDAAVRSCRKVFGVASISIAETCEPNIDDICASVAEYSKSRMVKGKSFAVKARRAGNQKFTSMEVAKLAGDAIWNANLDKDPKVDLTNPDVRFYIEVRPRRAYIFENYIEGHAGLPLGTQGHVLADVDDERGLLSAWMMMKRGCKVYVRGSYDHSLLEEYDPFLKVLGEGDIAFKNLGYVKGWTIDDILGFDPAEYDLPVFMPTIGMTDGEVESMLAAIRKEASESPRQ; this is encoded by the coding sequence ATGGCAGTGCTCATGCTGAGGTATTCCGAGATAGGTCTCAAGACCAACCACGTCAGGTCAAGGTTCGAGAACCGTCTGAAGGACAACCTCATCCAGATGCTGGCCGCCGACGGCGTGGAGGCCCTCGTGGAGAGGGGAGACTCCCGTTTCTTCATCCAGGCATCGGACCTGGATGCCGCCGTAAGATCCTGCAGGAAGGTCTTCGGAGTGGCTTCGATATCCATCGCCGAGACCTGCGAACCCAACATCGACGACATATGTGCCAGCGTAGCGGAATACAGCAAATCCCGCATGGTGAAGGGCAAGTCTTTCGCTGTCAAGGCGCGCCGTGCGGGAAACCAGAAGTTCACTTCCATGGAGGTCGCCAAGTTGGCCGGCGACGCGATTTGGAACGCGAATCTGGACAAGGATCCGAAGGTCGACCTCACCAATCCCGACGTCAGGTTCTACATCGAGGTGCGCCCCCGCAGGGCATACATCTTCGAGAACTACATCGAGGGGCATGCCGGACTCCCTCTGGGGACCCAGGGTCACGTCCTCGCCGATGTGGATGACGAAAGGGGCCTGCTCAGCGCCTGGATGATGATGAAGAGGGGATGCAAGGTCTACGTCCGCGGTTCCTACGACCACTCTCTCCTCGAGGAGTACGACCCGTTCCTGAAGGTCCTCGGAGAAGGGGATATCGCCTTCAAGAACCTCGGTTACGTGAAGGGATGGACCATCGACGATATCCTGGGATTCGATCCCGCCGAATACGACCTCCCGGTGTTCATGCCCACCATCGGCATGACCGACGGGGAAGTGGAATCTATGCTCGCGGCGATCAGGAAGGAAGCCTCCGAATCGCCGAGGCAGTGA
- a CDS encoding putative permease has protein sequence MEPLLLCALLVIAVGAGIIGALFGLGGGIIFIPVLTILFDLSATEAVAASLVGIVATSTGSAYHYVNRGLSNIRLGMMLEITTSVGAIIGAAVAVYLENWILLAIFACVMLYSGFKMAVSPEKTVSSGPSGESEMSFSYEDAVEGEVRYTVQNTGGGMAVSTIAGMVSSMTGVGGGSIKVPIMNIYMHVPIKAASATSSYMIGITAFSGAVIYFIEGVVLLDVAAAVAVGAYIGAMIGSRIATRVSTASIKRCMPAVYFCIAAIMFLKAGGIL, from the coding sequence ATGGAGCCCCTGCTTCTCTGCGCACTGCTAGTCATCGCCGTCGGCGCGGGCATAATCGGGGCCCTTTTCGGATTGGGAGGAGGGATCATCTTCATCCCCGTCCTCACCATCCTCTTCGACCTAAGCGCCACCGAGGCCGTCGCGGCAAGTCTGGTGGGGATCGTGGCCACATCCACCGGTTCCGCATACCACTACGTGAACAGGGGGCTCTCCAACATCCGTCTCGGAATGATGCTGGAGATAACCACATCCGTAGGTGCGATAATCGGAGCGGCCGTGGCCGTGTACCTGGAGAACTGGATCCTCCTCGCGATATTCGCATGCGTGATGCTGTACTCCGGGTTCAAGATGGCTGTATCCCCGGAGAAGACGGTCTCCAGCGGCCCATCCGGAGAATCCGAGATGTCCTTCTCCTACGAGGACGCGGTCGAAGGCGAGGTCAGATACACCGTCCAGAACACCGGGGGCGGAATGGCGGTCAGCACCATCGCCGGGATGGTATCGTCCATGACCGGCGTCGGAGGGGGATCGATAAAAGTCCCCATCATGAACATCTACATGCACGTGCCCATCAAGGCGGCGTCCGCAACCTCCAGCTACATGATCGGCATCACGGCGTTCTCCGGCGCGGTGATCTACTTCATCGAGGGGGTCGTCCTCCTTGATGTCGCCGCCGCGGTCGCGGTCGGAGCGTACATCGGGGCGATGATCGGCTCCAGGATCGCCACCCGCGTATCCACCGCGTCCATCAAGAGGTGCATGCCCGCGGTCTACTTCTGCATCGCAGCGATCATGTTCCTGAAAGCGGGAGGGATACTGTGA